The sequence AGAAAGATGCGGAAAACCATCAAGGACTACGAATGGAAAATCGTGGACATTGAACTTGCCATCGGAGACTCGAAGAAGAACATCGAGCGAAATGAATCCAACAAAGCCAGACTGGTGGAGGACATCAAGCAGCTGCGCCAGGACTGGTACAACAAATACAAGGAAACCATTCCGGAGGATTCAAGCATCTGCCCACATTGCGGCCAGAAGCTGCCGTGGGACAGAGTTAGTGAAATCCGCGACCGATTCGAGAAGGACAAGACAGAGGCCCTCGAGAGCATGACAGCAAGGGGCAAGCAGCTGAACAAGGAACTGGAGGAAGAGGAGAGCAGACTCGTGTTCCAGAAATCCATCATGGAGGATCTAACAGCTAAAAAAGAGGAATACGCAGACTTCCTGGAAAAGGCCAAAAAGGAATACGAGGCAAACCACCAGGAAACAAAGGTGCTGAAGGAAAGCGACCTCAAGGAATGCGGAATCATAGACCTGCAGATTCAGCAGATACAGAACTCAATCCAGGAACCGAAGAAGAACACCACAGCAGACGTGGCCAAGGAGGAGAAGAGAATGACACGGGAGCACCGAGATGCACTGGTCAAGATTTTAAACGACCGCGAGACCCGCGATGAGATGAAGAAGGAGATCGACAAGCTCGAGGAGCGCGGACGATTCCTGGCCGGAGAGATTGCAGGAATCGAGCAGAAGGAGGACATAATATCATCATTCACAAAAGCAAAGATACGCGAGTGCGAGAGCAGAGTGAACCACCTCTTCACTTTGGTAAAATGGAAGCTGTTCGACTACACCCTGGAGGGCGGGGAATTTGAGGTCTGCACACCGATGGTCAACGGGGTGCCATTCCCATCAGCAAACACAGCCGGACGCATCCAGGCAGGACTGGACATCATCAAGGTCTTGCAGAATTTCTTCAACACCCAGGCGGTCATCTTCATAGACAACCGCGAGAGCATCCAGGACATACCGGACATGAACGGAACGCAGATCATCAACCTCCAGGTTGCAGACTGCGAGCTGACAATTAATAACAACTTTTAAAATCAATCAAGATGGAGAACAATCAAATCAAGGTGCAGCAGAAGAGCACACCAACATTCAATCTCCTGGACAAGGAGAGCTTCGAGATTTGCCAGAGACTATGCAATATGTACGCGAACAGCGAACTGGTGCCGGACATTTACAAAATCAGCGAGAAGAACACGAAGGAAAAGGCAACCGCAAACTGCCTCATTGCCATGGAAATGGCACAGCGAATCGGAGCGGGAGTGCTTCCAATCATGCAGAACATGGTGGTCATTTACGGCAAGCCTTCATTCTCTTCTACATTCCTAATCGCAACCATCAACACCTGCGGACGATTCAAGCCGCTGAAGTTTAAAATCCGCGAACTGGGAATGCTCGGCAAGTTTGACTACACAGAGTACGAGAAAACCTGGGAGACGGGGGCAAATGGAAAGCGTTACCAGAAGACCACAGAGGTAAAGAAGGAATTCGACGGAACCAAAATCATGAACCTGGAGTGCATCGCATACACCACCGAGAAGGGAAGCGACGAAATCCTGGAGAGCTCACCGATCAGCCTGCGCATGGCAATCGATGAGGGATGGTACACCAAGAGCGGCAGCAAATGGAAAACCATGCCGAAGCAGATGCTGATGTACAGAGCCGCATCATTCTGGCAGAGACTCTACGCACCGGAGATCATAATGGGCATGAAGACAACCGAGGAACTGGAAGACATCCAGGATGCGGTAATCGTCGAGGAGCCTGCCGATGAAATGAGACGCGAGCGTGCTGCGGTTGCCGGATCGGTCAAGATTAACGTGGACACAGAGACCGGGGAAATAAAGGAAGAGCCTGCAGCAACATGGAGTCCGAAAGAAGGAACAAGCGAGCCGGAGGGAAAAACACAGAACGAGCAACCAAATCCAGGATTCTAAATGAGACTGAAAATCTTCGGTAGCTCAAGCGCGGGAAACTGCTACCTCCTGGACAACGGAAAGGAGGCACTGATGATCGAGGCGGGAGTGAACATCAAGAATACAATAGTCAAAGAGATGGGGATGAGCATCGCGCGGATTGCGGGGTGCCTCATTTCCCACGAGCATGGCGACCACACGCGAGACCTCCGCGATGTAACACGCAAATACCGGATACCGACATACGCGAGCCAGGGGACAGCAAAGGCGACCGGGAACCAGAGGATCATAACGATAGAGCCTAACCAGATGACTCGTATCG is a genomic window of Fibrobacter sp. containing:
- a CDS encoding recombinase RecT → MENNQIKVQQKSTPTFNLLDKESFEICQRLCNMYANSELVPDIYKISEKNTKEKATANCLIAMEMAQRIGAGVLPIMQNMVVIYGKPSFSSTFLIATINTCGRFKPLKFKIRELGMLGKFDYTEYEKTWETGANGKRYQKTTEVKKEFDGTKIMNLECIAYTTEKGSDEILESSPISLRMAIDEGWYTKSGSKWKTMPKQMLMYRAASFWQRLYAPEIIMGMKTTEELEDIQDAVIVEEPADEMRRERAAVAGSVKINVDTETGEIKEEPAATWSPKEGTSEPEGKTQNEQPNPGF